A stretch of Parvimonas micra DNA encodes these proteins:
- the typA gene encoding translational GTPase TypA encodes MRNIENIRNVAIIAHVDHGKTTLVDCLLKSSGVFRENQDVKERVMDSNDIERERGITILSKNTAIDYNGIKINVIDTPGHADFGGEVERVLKMANGVILVVDAFEGPMPQTKFVLRKAFELKLPTIICINKIDRPEARCEEVVDEVLDLFIQLDASEDYLESPFVFASARSGYATMDFNKKTEDMKTLLDVIVDYIPAPKGDEKAPFKLLISTTDYSEYVGRIGIGKIESGSVKLGDDAVIVNYNDSSINKKIKITKIYEFENLSRKEVESSSVGNIIAVTGVEGISIGDTLCSLEDITPLPFVKISEPTLAMNFIVNNSPFAGKEGKFVTSRQIRARLYKELETDVSLRVEDTDSTDSFRVSGRGELHLSVLIENMRREGYEFQVSKPEVLYKKDENGKLLEPIETVTIDVDQEFVGSVIEKLGQRKADLVNMNPSQAGYTRLIFNIPARGLIGYRSEFLTDTRGSGTLNTEFKGYEPFKGEIPKRNVGSLICFETGVATAYGLNSAQERGILFISPQAEVYEGMVVGSNAKGLDIEVNVCKKKQQTNIRSSASDDALKLSPPKIMSLEEMLEFIESDEYIEVTPKSLRMRKKILDSQLRYKSKKNNK; translated from the coding sequence ATGAGAAATATTGAAAATATAAGAAATGTTGCGATTATAGCACATGTTGACCATGGTAAAACTACTTTGGTAGATTGTTTATTAAAAAGTAGCGGTGTTTTTAGAGAAAATCAAGATGTAAAAGAAAGAGTAATGGACTCAAATGATATAGAAAGAGAAAGAGGAATTACAATTCTTTCAAAAAATACTGCCATTGATTATAATGGAATAAAAATTAATGTAATTGATACACCAGGACATGCCGATTTTGGTGGAGAAGTTGAACGTGTTTTAAAAATGGCAAATGGAGTTATACTAGTAGTTGATGCTTTTGAAGGACCTATGCCTCAAACTAAATTTGTTTTGAGAAAAGCTTTTGAACTTAAATTGCCAACCATTATTTGCATAAATAAAATTGATAGACCTGAAGCTAGATGTGAAGAAGTTGTTGATGAAGTTTTAGATTTATTTATCCAACTTGATGCATCTGAAGATTATTTAGAAAGTCCTTTTGTTTTTGCGTCTGCAAGATCTGGATATGCAACCATGGATTTTAACAAAAAGACTGAAGATATGAAAACTCTTTTGGATGTTATTGTTGACTATATTCCTGCACCAAAAGGAGATGAAAAAGCACCTTTTAAATTGCTTATTTCTACTACTGACTATAGTGAATATGTAGGTAGAATAGGTATTGGTAAAATTGAAAGTGGTAGTGTTAAACTCGGAGATGATGCTGTAATTGTAAATTATAATGACAGCAGTATAAATAAGAAAATAAAAATTACTAAAATATATGAATTTGAAAATTTATCCAGAAAAGAAGTTGAGAGCTCTTCTGTAGGAAATATTATTGCGGTAACAGGGGTTGAAGGAATTAGTATTGGAGATACTCTTTGTTCTTTGGAAGATATAACACCTCTTCCATTTGTAAAGATTTCTGAACCTACTCTTGCTATGAATTTTATAGTTAATAATTCTCCTTTTGCTGGGAAAGAAGGGAAATTTGTTACAAGTAGACAAATTCGTGCAAGACTTTATAAAGAATTAGAAACAGACGTAAGTTTAAGAGTTGAAGACACAGATTCAACAGATAGTTTTAGAGTTTCTGGAAGAGGAGAACTTCATCTTTCAGTTTTAATTGAAAATATGAGAAGAGAAGGTTATGAATTCCAAGTTTCAAAACCTGAAGTTCTTTACAAAAAAGATGAAAATGGTAAATTATTAGAACCAATAGAAACTGTAACAATAGATGTAGATCAAGAATTTGTTGGTTCTGTTATAGAAAAGTTAGGGCAAAGAAAAGCTGACTTAGTTAATATGAATCCTTCACAAGCAGGATATACAAGACTTATATTTAATATTCCTGCAAGAGGACTTATTGGATATCGTTCAGAGTTTTTAACTGATACTAGAGGAAGTGGAACTTTAAATACTGAATTTAAAGGTTATGAACCTTTCAAAGGTGAAATTCCAAAGAGAAATGTTGGCTCATTAATTTGTTTTGAAACTGGTGTTGCAACAGCTTATGGATTAAATTCAGCACAAGAGAGGGGAATATTATTTATTTCTCCTCAAGCGGAAGTTTATGAAGGAATGGTTGTTGGTTCTAATGCTAAGGGACTTGATATTGAAGTTAATGTTTGTAAAAAGAAACAACAAACAAATATTAGATCATCAGCATCTGATGACGCTTTAAAACTTAGCCCACCGAAGATTATGAGTTTGGAAGAAATGTTGGAATTTATTGAAAGTGATGAATATATTGAAGTGACTCCAAAGAGTTTAAGAATGAGAAAGAAGATATTGGATTCACAATTAAGATATAAATCTAAGAAAAATAATAAATAG
- the murA gene encoding UDP-N-acetylglucosamine 1-carboxyvinyltransferase has translation MPKILVRKSAPLEGTVKIDGAKNAALPIIAASLLGTEPIVLEDVPNLVDVKIILKVLESLGAKVEFLSENRVSIDSSKINSFVTDRSLMEKMRASFLVMGPLLARFGRADAFLPGGCAIGSRPIDLHLKGFKILGALIEEEPDKVSARCEKLYGDTIYLDFPSVGATQNIMMAATLAKGETIIENAAKEPEIVDLGNFLNKMGAKVSGAGTSTIRIIGVEKLGGTVHTIIPDRIEAATFMIAAAITGGKVVVQNCISNHIKPVIAKLKETGAYVVVNEDEDSIFVKGGDKIKGTDIKTLPYPGFPTDVQAQFMAYLCVCEDQAKVTETVFENRFMHVEELNKMGAIIATSGKEARIAGVRQLVGAEVNATDLRAGAALVLAGLVAEGTTTIGNIYHIDRGYNDFVGKMRSLGANIERIED, from the coding sequence TTGCCTAAGATATTAGTAAGAAAAAGTGCTCCTTTAGAAGGTACTGTAAAGATTGATGGAGCAAAAAATGCAGCACTACCTATTATAGCTGCTTCACTTTTAGGAACTGAACCAATAGTGCTAGAAGATGTTCCTAATTTAGTAGATGTTAAGATAATTTTAAAAGTTTTAGAAAGTTTAGGTGCAAAAGTTGAATTTTTATCTGAAAATAGAGTTTCTATTGATTCAAGTAAGATTAATTCTTTTGTAACTGATAGAAGTTTGATGGAAAAGATGAGAGCATCATTCTTGGTAATGGGTCCATTACTTGCAAGATTTGGAAGAGCGGACGCGTTTTTACCAGGTGGATGTGCTATAGGTTCTAGACCAATTGATTTGCATTTAAAGGGATTTAAAATTTTAGGGGCTTTAATTGAAGAAGAACCTGATAAAGTTTCAGCAAGATGCGAAAAACTTTATGGAGATACAATTTATTTGGATTTTCCATCAGTAGGTGCAACACAAAATATAATGATGGCTGCAACTCTAGCTAAAGGTGAAACTATAATTGAAAATGCTGCAAAAGAGCCTGAAATTGTAGATTTAGGAAACTTTTTAAATAAAATGGGAGCGAAAGTCTCAGGAGCAGGAACTTCCACTATTAGAATTATAGGTGTAGAAAAATTAGGTGGTACAGTTCATACTATTATTCCTGATAGAATAGAAGCTGCTACATTTATGATAGCTGCTGCAATTACAGGCGGAAAAGTTGTAGTTCAAAATTGTATTTCAAATCATATAAAACCTGTTATTGCTAAATTGAAAGAAACAGGTGCTTATGTTGTTGTAAATGAAGATGAGGATTCAATTTTTGTAAAGGGTGGAGATAAGATTAAAGGTACAGATATTAAGACTTTACCTTATCCTGGTTTTCCAACAGATGTTCAAGCTCAATTTATGGCTTATTTGTGTGTATGTGAAGACCAAGCAAAAGTTACAGAAACAGTTTTTGAAAATAGATTTATGCATGTTGAAGAGCTTAATAAAATGGGAGCTATAATTGCTACAAGTGGGAAAGAAGCTAGAATTGCCGGCGTTAGACAACTTGTTGGAGCAGAAGTTAACGCTACAGATTTAAGAGCGGGAGCTGCGCTTGTTTTAGCGGGGCTTGTTGCTGAAGGTACTACAACCATTGGAAATATATATCATATAGATAGAGGATATAATGATTTTGTTGGTAAAATGAGATCATTGGGTGCTAATATTGAAAGAATAGAAGATTAA